One part of the Lachnospiraceae bacterium JLR.KK002 genome encodes these proteins:
- a CDS encoding DUF3368 domain-containing protein, giving the protein MYVEKVNNEKSVTILRNFTGLDTGESEAIILADEKHSDVLLMDEHKGRQVARKMGITTTGTIGILTQAFDEGMLTKEDVEKCIERLKENGIRISEKLYQKLRKYIT; this is encoded by the coding sequence TTGTATGTAGAGAAAGTGAACAATGAGAAATCCGTTACCATTTTGCGAAATTTTACCGGATTAGATACCGGAGAAAGTGAAGCAATTATTCTGGCAGATGAAAAGCATTCAGATGTATTGTTGATGGACGAGCATAAAGGCAGGCAGGTTGCCAGGAAAATGGGCATAACAACTACCGGCACGATTGGAATTCTGACACAGGCATTTGATGAAGGGATGCTGACAAAGGAAGATGTGGAAAAATGTATTGAGCGGCTGAAGGAAAATGGAATACGGATCAGTGAGAAGCTGTATCAGAAATTGAGGAAATATATTACATAA
- a CDS encoding UPF0175 family protein: MPEDKEAQITRNAMLVCPYIRNGVMSHGKAAEMLGLHKIDLIALYGKLGLPYFDETEEEFEENLAVLKKLRGTTV; the protein is encoded by the coding sequence GTGCCGGAAGATAAAGAGGCACAAATAACAAGAAATGCAATGCTGGTCTGCCCTTATATCAGAAATGGTGTCATGTCTCATGGAAAGGCAGCAGAAATGCTTGGGCTTCATAAGATTGACTTAATTGCATTGTATGGCAAATTAGGTCTGCCATATTTTGATGAAACGGAAGAAGAATTTGAAGAAAATTTGGCAGTATTAAAAAAATTAAGAGGTACGACCGTATGA
- a CDS encoding DUF6179 domain-containing protein has product MCRLNFKMEELIPVVAKLAGQYTGFESTSVTYERAEQLMEAVLYCIREYENTGTETLLPENILAEEAYRQGFHLVQEKAQELRKLCNSLTPFFRTYGNICLKDTILKGIPEFFKWYDMKFAPMDTIITLDYPVPADLSAYSGVDTVYEYIKIIYQEQRFLQTMDASYIRQVLEHSLGDYENSVENLGNAVFLNLMVHIMLKKPLETAGFTESERQQIIKWCEPLTYDELEIHLAELTVKFAETYWQRDSDITAYLKSHVKDVAVRIKNGQF; this is encoded by the coding sequence ATGTGCAGATTAAATTTTAAAATGGAAGAACTGATTCCGGTTGTGGCAAAACTGGCGGGGCAGTACACCGGATTTGAGAGTACATCTGTCACTTATGAAAGAGCCGAACAGCTCATGGAAGCTGTGCTGTACTGTATCCGGGAATACGAAAACACCGGAACAGAAACCCTCCTGCCGGAAAACATTTTGGCCGAAGAGGCTTACAGGCAGGGTTTCCATCTTGTACAGGAAAAAGCGCAGGAGCTCCGGAAACTCTGCAATTCTCTCACGCCATTTTTCAGGACGTACGGAAATATCTGCCTTAAAGATACCATTTTAAAAGGAATCCCGGAATTTTTCAAGTGGTATGATATGAAATTTGCTCCCATGGACACCATCATTACCCTGGATTATCCCGTTCCCGCGGATCTCAGTGCATATTCCGGTGTTGACACGGTATATGAATACATAAAAATCATTTATCAGGAACAGCGCTTTTTGCAGACAATGGATGCGTCCTATATCAGGCAGGTGCTGGAACATTCCCTGGGCGATTACGAAAACAGTGTGGAAAATCTGGGAAACGCTGTCTTTTTAAACCTGATGGTTCATATTATGCTGAAAAAACCTCTGGAAACCGCAGGCTTTACGGAATCAGAGCGACAGCAGATTATAAAATGGTGCGAGCCTCTGACTTACGATGAACTGGAAATACATCTGGCAGAACTTACGGTAAAATTTGCAGAGACATACTGGCAGAGGGATTCAGATATTACGGCATATCTGAAAAGCCATGTGAAAGACGTAGCAGTGCGGATAAAAAACGGACAATTCTGA
- a CDS encoding DUF6323 family protein has translation MDKNSKGTMSEYFMEAGRKIQISNVLETNRYTEKFGLTLTPEDVELLVAEQKQTLKEQKRVEFSESILPKIIYEFCDSDYITMDNYTETIIRLQEIFYHYKNEMLDEITDTELLHFMKEQFETVCSGDPEYLEGTCLNIFAQAIRAGYRGYEGSDGYAEYEQFDEVQRWDREVYLYTLYELLS, from the coding sequence ATGGATAAAAACAGTAAAGGGACTATGTCAGAGTATTTCATGGAAGCAGGCAGAAAAATACAGATATCCAACGTACTGGAAACCAACCGGTATACGGAAAAATTCGGTCTTACACTGACGCCGGAAGATGTGGAACTGCTGGTTGCGGAGCAGAAGCAGACCCTGAAAGAGCAGAAGCGCGTGGAATTTTCTGAGAGCATTCTCCCAAAGATTATTTATGAATTCTGTGACTCTGATTATATTACAATGGATAATTATACCGAAACCATCATTCGACTTCAGGAAATCTTTTATCACTACAAGAATGAAATGCTGGACGAGATTACTGACACGGAGTTGCTCCATTTTATGAAAGAACAGTTTGAGACTGTCTGTTCCGGAGATCCGGAATACCTGGAAGGCACCTGTCTGAATATCTTTGCCCAGGCCATCCGGGCGGGTTACCGCGGATATGAGGGAAGTGACGGATATGCAGAATATGAACAGTTTGATGAAGTACAGCGATGGGACAGAGAAGTGTATCTGTATACTCTATATGAACTTCTTTCCTGA